A single window of Candidatus Cloacimonadota bacterium DNA harbors:
- a CDS encoding PTS sugar transporter subunit IIA, translating to MEESLEICSFLSRKRVLCIQTGKKQDVLEMLVDLVVQDPLVNDPVEVRKAIFAREKVMSTGIGNHVAIPHARCAGVEDFVIAFAKIEEGMDFDSVDQKPVYLVFMIVANEHQDKEYIKLLSRLMLRMRNEQLLERLKQSNDADELYRIMVESK from the coding sequence ATGGAAGAGAGCCTTGAGATATGTTCATTTCTCAGTCGCAAACGTGTTTTATGTATTCAGACCGGGAAAAAGCAAGATGTTCTGGAAATGCTTGTAGATCTGGTAGTCCAGGATCCCTTGGTAAATGATCCTGTGGAAGTAAGAAAAGCCATCTTTGCCAGAGAAAAAGTGATGAGTACTGGCATCGGAAATCACGTTGCCATCCCTCATGCACGATGCGCAGGCGTGGAGGATTTTGTGATTGCTTTTGCTAAGATAGAAGAGGGCATGGATTTCGATTCGGTAGATCAAAAACCAGTATATCTTGTCTTTATGATCGTGGCAAACGAGCATCAAGATAAGGAATACATCAAACTTCTATCAAGATTGATGTTACGCATGAGAAACGAGCAACTGCTGGAAAGATTGAAACAAAGCAACGATGCGGATGAATTGTACAGGATAATGGTGGAAAGCAAGTAA